In Vigna angularis cultivar LongXiaoDou No.4 chromosome 8, ASM1680809v1, whole genome shotgun sequence, one DNA window encodes the following:
- the LOC108344656 gene encoding mitogen-activated protein kinase kinase 3 isoform X2, translating to MSGLEELRKKLAPLFDAEKGFSSSSTLDPCDSYTFSDGGTVNLLSRSYGVYNINELGLQKCTSSRSLDETDHSEKTYKCASQEMRIFGAIGSGASSVVQRAMHIPTHRILALKKINIFEKEKRQQLLTEIRTLCEAPCYEGLVEFHGAFYTPDSGQISIALEYMDGGSLADILRMHRRIPEPILSFMFQKLLHGLSYLHGVRHLVHRDIKPANLLVNLKGEPKITDFGISAGLENSVAMCATFVGTVTYMSPERIRNESYSYPADIWSLGLALLECGTGEFPYTANEGPVNLMLQILDDPSPSPSKNKFSPEFCSFVDACLQKDPDTRPTAEQLLLHPFIKKYENDKVDLAGFVRSVFDPTQRMKDLADMLTIHYYLLFDGPDDLWQHTRNLYSESSIFSFSGKQHCGPSNIFTSLSSIRATLVGEWPPEKLVHVVEKLQCRAHGEDGVAIRVSGSFIIGNQFLICGDGIQVEGLPNFKDLGIDIATKRMGTFHEQFLVEPTGLIGCYSIVKQELYINQ from the exons ATGTCTGGATTGGAGGAATTGAGGAAAAAGCTTGCACCTTTATTCGACGCCGAGAAGGGTTTCTCGTCAAGTTCAACCTTGGATCCCTGTGATTCTTACACA TTTTCGGATGGTGGAACAGTGAACTTGTTGAGTAGATCATATGGGGTTTACAATATCAACGAACTTGGGTTGCAGAAGTGCACATCATCAAGGTCTTTGGATGAAACTGATCACAGTGAGAAAACGTATAAGTGTGCTTCCCAAGAAATGAGGATATTTGGAGCAATTGGTAGTGGTGCCAGTAGTGTTGTGCAGAGAGCCATGCATATACCGACACATAGGATTCTGGCATTGAAGAAGATCAATATCTTTGAGAAG GAGAAAAGGCAGCAGCTCCTTACTGAGATAAGGACATTGTGTGAAGCACCTTGTTATGAGGGTCTTGTAGAATTTCACGGAGCATTTTACACCCCAGATTCCGGGCAGATAAGCATAGCTTTGGAGTATATGGATGGAGGATCACTTGCAGACATCTTGAGAATGCATAGAAGGATACCAGAACCTATTCTATCCTTCATGTTTCAGAAGCTACTACAT GGTCTAAGCTATCTGCATGGAGTAAGACATCTTGTTCACAGAGACATAAAGCCTGCCAATCTATTAGTAAATTTGAAAGGAGAGCCAAAAATTACCGACTTTGGTATTAGTGCCGGCTTAGAGAATTCAGTGGCAATG TGTGCTACTTTTGTTGGAACTGTTACATACATGTCACCTGAGAGGATTCGAAATGAAAGCTATTCTTATCCGGCTGATATTTGGAGCCTTGGGCTTGCTCTTTTAGAGTGTGGGACTGGAGAATTCCCATATACAGCTAATGAAGGCCCTGTCAATCTTATGTTGCAG ATTCTGGATGAtccatcaccatcaccatcaaAAAACAAGTTTTCACCAGAATTCTGCTCCTTTGTTGATGCTTGCCTGCAAAAGGATCCAGACACTAGGCCAACAGCAGAGCAG CTGCTTTTGCACCCTTTTATCAAAAAGTATGAGAATGACAAGGTAGATTTAGCCGGATTTGTTCGAAGCGTATTCGATCCTACACAAAGAATGAAGGACTTGGCAGAC ATGTTGACAATACATTACTACTTGCTATTTGATGGACCTGATGATCTGTGGCAACATACAAGAAACTTATACAGTGAAAGCTCGATTTTCAG TTTCTCTGGAAAACAACATTGTGGTCCAAGTAACATCTTTACATCTCTATCAAGTATTAGAGCCACACTGGTTGGTGAGTGGCCTCCTGAAAAGTTGGTGCATGTTGTTGAGAAGCTTCAATGCCGTGCTCATGGTGAAGATGGAGTGGCAATCAGAGTTTCAGGATCTTTTATAATTGGAAACCAGTTCCTCATATGTGGAGATGGCATTCAAGTAGAGGGGTTGCCAAACTTCAAGGATCTTGGAATTGATATTGCTACCAAAAGAATGGGCACATTTCATGAACAATTCTTAGTGGAACCAACAGGTCTTATAGGATGCTATTCCATTGTGAAACAAGAGCTATACATTAATCAGTAA
- the LOC108344656 gene encoding mitogen-activated protein kinase kinase 3 isoform X3 yields MVNLLSRSYGVYNINELGLQKCTSSRSLDETDHSEKTYKCASQEMRIFGAIGSGASSVVQRAMHIPTHRILALKKINIFEKEKRQQLLTEIRTLCEAPCYEGLVEFHGAFYTPDSGQISIALEYMDGGSLADILRMHRRIPEPILSFMFQKLLHGLSYLHGVRHLVHRDIKPANLLVNLKGEPKITDFGISAGLENSVAMCATFVGTVTYMSPERIRNESYSYPADIWSLGLALLECGTGEFPYTANEGPVNLMLQILDDPSPSPSKNKFSPEFCSFVDACLQKDPDTRPTAEQLLLHPFIKKYENDKVDLAGFVRSVFDPTQRMKDLADMLTIHYYLLFDGPDDLWQHTRNLYSESSIFSSFSGKQHCGPSNIFTSLSSIRATLVGEWPPEKLVHVVEKLQCRAHGEDGVAIRVSGSFIIGNQFLICGDGIQVEGLPNFKDLGIDIATKRMGTFHEQFLVEPTGLIGCYSIVKQELYINQ; encoded by the exons ATGG TGAACTTGTTGAGTAGATCATATGGGGTTTACAATATCAACGAACTTGGGTTGCAGAAGTGCACATCATCAAGGTCTTTGGATGAAACTGATCACAGTGAGAAAACGTATAAGTGTGCTTCCCAAGAAATGAGGATATTTGGAGCAATTGGTAGTGGTGCCAGTAGTGTTGTGCAGAGAGCCATGCATATACCGACACATAGGATTCTGGCATTGAAGAAGATCAATATCTTTGAGAAG GAGAAAAGGCAGCAGCTCCTTACTGAGATAAGGACATTGTGTGAAGCACCTTGTTATGAGGGTCTTGTAGAATTTCACGGAGCATTTTACACCCCAGATTCCGGGCAGATAAGCATAGCTTTGGAGTATATGGATGGAGGATCACTTGCAGACATCTTGAGAATGCATAGAAGGATACCAGAACCTATTCTATCCTTCATGTTTCAGAAGCTACTACAT GGTCTAAGCTATCTGCATGGAGTAAGACATCTTGTTCACAGAGACATAAAGCCTGCCAATCTATTAGTAAATTTGAAAGGAGAGCCAAAAATTACCGACTTTGGTATTAGTGCCGGCTTAGAGAATTCAGTGGCAATG TGTGCTACTTTTGTTGGAACTGTTACATACATGTCACCTGAGAGGATTCGAAATGAAAGCTATTCTTATCCGGCTGATATTTGGAGCCTTGGGCTTGCTCTTTTAGAGTGTGGGACTGGAGAATTCCCATATACAGCTAATGAAGGCCCTGTCAATCTTATGTTGCAG ATTCTGGATGAtccatcaccatcaccatcaaAAAACAAGTTTTCACCAGAATTCTGCTCCTTTGTTGATGCTTGCCTGCAAAAGGATCCAGACACTAGGCCAACAGCAGAGCAG CTGCTTTTGCACCCTTTTATCAAAAAGTATGAGAATGACAAGGTAGATTTAGCCGGATTTGTTCGAAGCGTATTCGATCCTACACAAAGAATGAAGGACTTGGCAGAC ATGTTGACAATACATTACTACTTGCTATTTGATGGACCTGATGATCTGTGGCAACATACAAGAAACTTATACAGTGAAAGCTCGATTTTCAG TAGTTTCTCTGGAAAACAACATTGTGGTCCAAGTAACATCTTTACATCTCTATCAAGTATTAGAGCCACACTGGTTGGTGAGTGGCCTCCTGAAAAGTTGGTGCATGTTGTTGAGAAGCTTCAATGCCGTGCTCATGGTGAAGATGGAGTGGCAATCAGAGTTTCAGGATCTTTTATAATTGGAAACCAGTTCCTCATATGTGGAGATGGCATTCAAGTAGAGGGGTTGCCAAACTTCAAGGATCTTGGAATTGATATTGCTACCAAAAGAATGGGCACATTTCATGAACAATTCTTAGTGGAACCAACAGGTCTTATAGGATGCTATTCCATTGTGAAACAAGAGCTATACATTAATCAGTAA
- the LOC108344656 gene encoding mitogen-activated protein kinase kinase 3 isoform X4, producing MNLLSRSYGVYNINELGLQKCTSSRSLDETDHSEKTYKCASQEMRIFGAIGSGASSVVQRAMHIPTHRILALKKINIFEKEKRQQLLTEIRTLCEAPCYEGLVEFHGAFYTPDSGQISIALEYMDGGSLADILRMHRRIPEPILSFMFQKLLHGLSYLHGVRHLVHRDIKPANLLVNLKGEPKITDFGISAGLENSVAMCATFVGTVTYMSPERIRNESYSYPADIWSLGLALLECGTGEFPYTANEGPVNLMLQILDDPSPSPSKNKFSPEFCSFVDACLQKDPDTRPTAEQLLLHPFIKKYENDKVDLAGFVRSVFDPTQRMKDLADMLTIHYYLLFDGPDDLWQHTRNLYSESSIFSSFSGKQHCGPSNIFTSLSSIRATLVGEWPPEKLVHVVEKLQCRAHGEDGVAIRVSGSFIIGNQFLICGDGIQVEGLPNFKDLGIDIATKRMGTFHEQFLVEPTGLIGCYSIVKQELYINQ from the exons A TGAACTTGTTGAGTAGATCATATGGGGTTTACAATATCAACGAACTTGGGTTGCAGAAGTGCACATCATCAAGGTCTTTGGATGAAACTGATCACAGTGAGAAAACGTATAAGTGTGCTTCCCAAGAAATGAGGATATTTGGAGCAATTGGTAGTGGTGCCAGTAGTGTTGTGCAGAGAGCCATGCATATACCGACACATAGGATTCTGGCATTGAAGAAGATCAATATCTTTGAGAAG GAGAAAAGGCAGCAGCTCCTTACTGAGATAAGGACATTGTGTGAAGCACCTTGTTATGAGGGTCTTGTAGAATTTCACGGAGCATTTTACACCCCAGATTCCGGGCAGATAAGCATAGCTTTGGAGTATATGGATGGAGGATCACTTGCAGACATCTTGAGAATGCATAGAAGGATACCAGAACCTATTCTATCCTTCATGTTTCAGAAGCTACTACAT GGTCTAAGCTATCTGCATGGAGTAAGACATCTTGTTCACAGAGACATAAAGCCTGCCAATCTATTAGTAAATTTGAAAGGAGAGCCAAAAATTACCGACTTTGGTATTAGTGCCGGCTTAGAGAATTCAGTGGCAATG TGTGCTACTTTTGTTGGAACTGTTACATACATGTCACCTGAGAGGATTCGAAATGAAAGCTATTCTTATCCGGCTGATATTTGGAGCCTTGGGCTTGCTCTTTTAGAGTGTGGGACTGGAGAATTCCCATATACAGCTAATGAAGGCCCTGTCAATCTTATGTTGCAG ATTCTGGATGAtccatcaccatcaccatcaaAAAACAAGTTTTCACCAGAATTCTGCTCCTTTGTTGATGCTTGCCTGCAAAAGGATCCAGACACTAGGCCAACAGCAGAGCAG CTGCTTTTGCACCCTTTTATCAAAAAGTATGAGAATGACAAGGTAGATTTAGCCGGATTTGTTCGAAGCGTATTCGATCCTACACAAAGAATGAAGGACTTGGCAGAC ATGTTGACAATACATTACTACTTGCTATTTGATGGACCTGATGATCTGTGGCAACATACAAGAAACTTATACAGTGAAAGCTCGATTTTCAG TAGTTTCTCTGGAAAACAACATTGTGGTCCAAGTAACATCTTTACATCTCTATCAAGTATTAGAGCCACACTGGTTGGTGAGTGGCCTCCTGAAAAGTTGGTGCATGTTGTTGAGAAGCTTCAATGCCGTGCTCATGGTGAAGATGGAGTGGCAATCAGAGTTTCAGGATCTTTTATAATTGGAAACCAGTTCCTCATATGTGGAGATGGCATTCAAGTAGAGGGGTTGCCAAACTTCAAGGATCTTGGAATTGATATTGCTACCAAAAGAATGGGCACATTTCATGAACAATTCTTAGTGGAACCAACAGGTCTTATAGGATGCTATTCCATTGTGAAACAAGAGCTATACATTAATCAGTAA
- the LOC108344656 gene encoding mitogen-activated protein kinase kinase 3 isoform X1 translates to MSGLEELRKKLAPLFDAEKGFSSSSTLDPCDSYTFSDGGTVNLLSRSYGVYNINELGLQKCTSSRSLDETDHSEKTYKCASQEMRIFGAIGSGASSVVQRAMHIPTHRILALKKINIFEKEKRQQLLTEIRTLCEAPCYEGLVEFHGAFYTPDSGQISIALEYMDGGSLADILRMHRRIPEPILSFMFQKLLHGLSYLHGVRHLVHRDIKPANLLVNLKGEPKITDFGISAGLENSVAMCATFVGTVTYMSPERIRNESYSYPADIWSLGLALLECGTGEFPYTANEGPVNLMLQILDDPSPSPSKNKFSPEFCSFVDACLQKDPDTRPTAEQLLLHPFIKKYENDKVDLAGFVRSVFDPTQRMKDLADMLTIHYYLLFDGPDDLWQHTRNLYSESSIFSSFSGKQHCGPSNIFTSLSSIRATLVGEWPPEKLVHVVEKLQCRAHGEDGVAIRVSGSFIIGNQFLICGDGIQVEGLPNFKDLGIDIATKRMGTFHEQFLVEPTGLIGCYSIVKQELYINQ, encoded by the exons ATGTCTGGATTGGAGGAATTGAGGAAAAAGCTTGCACCTTTATTCGACGCCGAGAAGGGTTTCTCGTCAAGTTCAACCTTGGATCCCTGTGATTCTTACACA TTTTCGGATGGTGGAACAGTGAACTTGTTGAGTAGATCATATGGGGTTTACAATATCAACGAACTTGGGTTGCAGAAGTGCACATCATCAAGGTCTTTGGATGAAACTGATCACAGTGAGAAAACGTATAAGTGTGCTTCCCAAGAAATGAGGATATTTGGAGCAATTGGTAGTGGTGCCAGTAGTGTTGTGCAGAGAGCCATGCATATACCGACACATAGGATTCTGGCATTGAAGAAGATCAATATCTTTGAGAAG GAGAAAAGGCAGCAGCTCCTTACTGAGATAAGGACATTGTGTGAAGCACCTTGTTATGAGGGTCTTGTAGAATTTCACGGAGCATTTTACACCCCAGATTCCGGGCAGATAAGCATAGCTTTGGAGTATATGGATGGAGGATCACTTGCAGACATCTTGAGAATGCATAGAAGGATACCAGAACCTATTCTATCCTTCATGTTTCAGAAGCTACTACAT GGTCTAAGCTATCTGCATGGAGTAAGACATCTTGTTCACAGAGACATAAAGCCTGCCAATCTATTAGTAAATTTGAAAGGAGAGCCAAAAATTACCGACTTTGGTATTAGTGCCGGCTTAGAGAATTCAGTGGCAATG TGTGCTACTTTTGTTGGAACTGTTACATACATGTCACCTGAGAGGATTCGAAATGAAAGCTATTCTTATCCGGCTGATATTTGGAGCCTTGGGCTTGCTCTTTTAGAGTGTGGGACTGGAGAATTCCCATATACAGCTAATGAAGGCCCTGTCAATCTTATGTTGCAG ATTCTGGATGAtccatcaccatcaccatcaaAAAACAAGTTTTCACCAGAATTCTGCTCCTTTGTTGATGCTTGCCTGCAAAAGGATCCAGACACTAGGCCAACAGCAGAGCAG CTGCTTTTGCACCCTTTTATCAAAAAGTATGAGAATGACAAGGTAGATTTAGCCGGATTTGTTCGAAGCGTATTCGATCCTACACAAAGAATGAAGGACTTGGCAGAC ATGTTGACAATACATTACTACTTGCTATTTGATGGACCTGATGATCTGTGGCAACATACAAGAAACTTATACAGTGAAAGCTCGATTTTCAG TAGTTTCTCTGGAAAACAACATTGTGGTCCAAGTAACATCTTTACATCTCTATCAAGTATTAGAGCCACACTGGTTGGTGAGTGGCCTCCTGAAAAGTTGGTGCATGTTGTTGAGAAGCTTCAATGCCGTGCTCATGGTGAAGATGGAGTGGCAATCAGAGTTTCAGGATCTTTTATAATTGGAAACCAGTTCCTCATATGTGGAGATGGCATTCAAGTAGAGGGGTTGCCAAACTTCAAGGATCTTGGAATTGATATTGCTACCAAAAGAATGGGCACATTTCATGAACAATTCTTAGTGGAACCAACAGGTCTTATAGGATGCTATTCCATTGTGAAACAAGAGCTATACATTAATCAGTAA